The sequence GCTTGTGAGTTTATAGATTTTCTTCGATTTAATGTGGAATACATGTCGCAAATCTACTCAGAACAACCTGAGTCTGCAGATGGCATTTGGAACCGCGTGGAATATAGACCATTAGAAGGTTTTGTATATGCAATAACTCCTTTCAATTTCACAGCTATTGCTGGAAACCTTCCTGCTAGTGCCGCAATGATGGGTAACGTTGTGGTATGGAAACCAAGTGATAGCCAAGTGTTCTCTGCAAAAGTGATTATCGACGTCTTTAAAGAAGCTGGGCTTCCAGATGGTGTTATCAACGTAGTTTTCGGAGATCCAGTGATGATTACAAATACGATTTTATCCCATGCAGATTTTTCTGGACTGCACTTCACAGGTTCCACTTTTGTATTCAAAGAATTGTGGAAGCAAATTGGAAACAACATCCATACCTATAAAACATATCCTAGAATTGTTGGGGAAACCGGTGGAAAAGATTTTATCGTTGCGCATCCAACCGCAAAACCTGCCCAGGTTGCAACCGCAATTGTCAGGGGAGCTTTTGAATTCCAGGGACAAAAATGTAGCGCTGCTTCCAGGGTATACTTACCAAAGTCTACCGCAAATGAGATACTGGATTTAGTAAAGGCCGATATTGAATCATTCAATAAACCTGGGTCTCCAGCGGATATGAGCAACTTTATTACAGCAGTAATACATGAAGGTTCTTTTGATAAGCTTGCTAAATACATTGACAAAGCCAAAGCTGACAATAATGCTGAAATAATTGCCGGAGGTAACTATGACAAATCTGTAGGTTATTTTATTGAACCTACCGTTATCCTAACCCAGGATCCAAAATACACGACAATGTGTACCGAACTTTTTGGACCAGTTGTTACCATATATGTTTATGACGATGAAGATTGGCAAAAGACATTGGAATTAGTGGATGGAACATCGGAATACGCTTTAACGGGTGCTGTTTTAGCCACTGACCGTTATGCAATTGACGAGGCTACCAAGGCTCTTCAAAATTGTGCGGGCAACTTCTACATTAATGATAAACCAACCGGCGCTGTAGTGGGACAACAACCATTTGGAGGAGCAAGAGCTTCAGGTACCAATGATAAAGCTGGTTCTGCTCAAAACTTATTGCGTTGGGTATCTCCAAGATTAATAAAAGAGACTTTTGTTACACCAGAAGATTATAGATATCCATTTTTGGGGTAAAAAAACCACACACAATGAACGTTTCAGCCTATTTGAATAGAATAAAATACAATAAGGAGGTTGAAATTGACAAACCAACTTTGTTTGGACTTCAAAGGGCACACTTGTTAAGTGTGCCCTTTGAAAATCTAGATATCCATTATAAAAACAAAATTGTTTTGGACATGGATATCATTTTTGAGAAAATTGTTAATCGTAAGAGAGGTGGGTTCTGTTACGAACTTAACAGTCTTTTTTATACGCTTCTAAAGGAGATTGGATTTAATGTAAAAATTATTTCCGCAAGGGTATATTCAGAAAAAGAACAGTACGGTAAAGTGAATGACCACATGGCCATCCTAGCAAACATTGGAACAGAACAATTTCTGGTCGATGTGGGTTTTGGGAAATTCTCATTACAACCTCTTCCATTAAAGTTTAATAAAACCCTCGTTGATGATTACGGAAAGTTTGTTTTTGATAATTATGACAAAGATTATTTGAGGGTGTCCGAACAAAAAAATAATGTTTTAACACCACAGTATATCTTTAGTACAAAACAGCACAAATTATCTGAATTTAAGGATATGTGCGACTATCACCAAACCAGTAGCGAATCACATTTTACCCAAAAAAAGGTGATTTCCATAAGCACTGAAATTGGGCGTGTTACACTGAATAACAGTAAAGTAAAAATTACTAAAGGGTCAAAAACCAAAGAAATTGAATTTAACGAAGACCAATTCGAGACCTATCTTAAAAAATACTTCGATATTATTGTAAAAATTGAAGAACCAAAGTAAACATAGAGCTTTCTTTCTTGTACCACCAGAAGTGCAGCTTCTGGACATGGCAGGTCCGGCCCATCTTTTTTATGAAGCAAATGAGTACGGCGCCCAGATTGAAACTCATTATTTAGGCCTAAACACCTCGAACAAAGAAGTATCAAGTGCTGGGATTTCCCTAGGTAATTTGGAGGGTTTTGAAAACTTTACATTAGGAATTCATGATCTTCTTTTTATTCCAGGTTTGGAATCCCATCTATTTTTTGATGAAAAATTTGTACAACAAAACCAGCAATTTTTTCTGTGGTTACAAAAACAAAATCAAAACAGTGCTAAAATCTGTTCTGTATGTACTGGTGCATACGTCATAGCTTTTGCAGGCCTTTTTGATGGAAAAAATTGCACTACCCATTGGAAATATTTAGAGGAGTTTCAATCAAGGTTTCCGAATACAAAACTGCGTTCAGATAGATTAATCGTTAAAGACGGTAATCTATATTCCAGCGCTGGAGTTTCATCAGGAATAGATTTGGCTTTATTTCTTTTAGAAGAACTCTATGGACCTGTTTTCGCTACAAAAATCGCTAAAGAAGTAGTGATATACCTCCGTAGAACGGAACACGACCCACAACTTAGCGTCTTCCTTCAATACAGGAATCATTTGGACAATCGTATCCATCAAGCTCAGGATACACTAGCACAAAATTTTGATAAAAAACTTAAAATAGAAGAGCTTGCTGAAAATGTTCATATGAGTCCAAGAAACCTAACTCGTCTATTTAAGAAAACCACTGGGATTACCATTGGGCATTATTTGGATAAGCTTCGTGTTGAACGTGCTGTACAATTACTTTCCAGTGGCTCTAAAGTAGAAGCTGTATCTATGGCATGTGGATTTCAAAGCACTAATCAATTAAGAACCCTACTTAAAAAGCACACCTCTTCCCTGCCTTCAGAACTACGTTAGTTATTGTCCCAATGTTGCGCATCGTTGTCCTTCCTAAAACAGACCTGCTACATTAATTTTGAGGAACATCAAAAATCAAAAAAATGAGCAGATTAATAATACCATTGCTATTGCTTTTTGGAATTGCATTTAGTTATCCCCAAAATAGCATCAAAACATCTGAAATATATGTTTGCCCTCCTTGCGGGCTTAAATGTGACAATGATGAACATGACAATCCCGGAATATGTTCATTCTGCAACATGAAACTTATGAAAAAAGAAGATTTAAAGACCATCGCCTTCTATTTGCAGGACAGAGTCGAAGTTCTTGATTTTGCCGGCCCCATGGAGGTATTGTCCTATGCCGGGTTTAACGTTTTCACTGTTTCCGCCACCAAAGAACCAATAAAGTCACAAGGCATTCTTAGTGTTATTCCAGATTATACTATAGAAAATGCTCCCGAAGCGGATATCTTGGCATTTTTTGGAGGTAATGCATCACCAACCTCTAAAAACCCGGAGGTAATGAAATGGATTAAAAAACAAGAAAATGTAGCATATCATTTTTCCGTTTGTACCGGAGCTTTTATTTTGGCCGAAGCAGGCATATTGGATGGAAAAACAGCAACGACATTCCACAGTTCACTGGACAATCTGAAAAACAATTACCCTAAAATAAATGTGCGTAAGAATGTTCGTTTTGTGG is a genomic window of Flagellimonas sp. CMM7 containing:
- the pruA gene encoding L-glutamate gamma-semialdehyde dehydrogenase — translated: MGKGFFQVPTAYNETIKSFAPGTPEREDVLKQYNAYYNGKVEVPLYIGAEKIKTGNTRTMSPPHEHAHVVGEYHLAEKKHIDQAISNALESREAWANLTWEQRAAIFLKAADLIAGPYRAKINAATMMAQSKTIHQAEIDAACEFIDFLRFNVEYMSQIYSEQPESADGIWNRVEYRPLEGFVYAITPFNFTAIAGNLPASAAMMGNVVVWKPSDSQVFSAKVIIDVFKEAGLPDGVINVVFGDPVMITNTILSHADFSGLHFTGSTFVFKELWKQIGNNIHTYKTYPRIVGETGGKDFIVAHPTAKPAQVATAIVRGAFEFQGQKCSAASRVYLPKSTANEILDLVKADIESFNKPGSPADMSNFITAVIHEGSFDKLAKYIDKAKADNNAEIIAGGNYDKSVGYFIEPTVILTQDPKYTTMCTELFGPVVTIYVYDDEDWQKTLELVDGTSEYALTGAVLATDRYAIDEATKALQNCAGNFYINDKPTGAVVGQQPFGGARASGTNDKAGSAQNLLRWVSPRLIKETFVTPEDYRYPFLG
- a CDS encoding arylamine N-acetyltransferase produces the protein MNVSAYLNRIKYNKEVEIDKPTLFGLQRAHLLSVPFENLDIHYKNKIVLDMDIIFEKIVNRKRGGFCYELNSLFYTLLKEIGFNVKIISARVYSEKEQYGKVNDHMAILANIGTEQFLVDVGFGKFSLQPLPLKFNKTLVDDYGKFVFDNYDKDYLRVSEQKNNVLTPQYIFSTKQHKLSEFKDMCDYHQTSSESHFTQKKVISISTEIGRVTLNNSKVKITKGSKTKEIEFNEDQFETYLKKYFDIIVKIEEPK
- a CDS encoding GlxA family transcriptional regulator yields the protein MKNQSKHRAFFLVPPEVQLLDMAGPAHLFYEANEYGAQIETHYLGLNTSNKEVSSAGISLGNLEGFENFTLGIHDLLFIPGLESHLFFDEKFVQQNQQFFLWLQKQNQNSAKICSVCTGAYVIAFAGLFDGKNCTTHWKYLEEFQSRFPNTKLRSDRLIVKDGNLYSSAGVSSGIDLALFLLEELYGPVFATKIAKEVVIYLRRTEHDPQLSVFLQYRNHLDNRIHQAQDTLAQNFDKKLKIEELAENVHMSPRNLTRLFKKTTGITIGHYLDKLRVERAVQLLSSGSKVEAVSMACGFQSTNQLRTLLKKHTSSLPSELR
- a CDS encoding DJ-1/PfpI family protein, translating into MSRLIIPLLLLFGIAFSYPQNSIKTSEIYVCPPCGLKCDNDEHDNPGICSFCNMKLMKKEDLKTIAFYLQDRVEVLDFAGPMEVLSYAGFNVFTVSATKEPIKSQGILSVIPDYTIENAPEADILAFFGGNASPTSKNPEVMKWIKKQENVAYHFSVCTGAFILAEAGILDGKTATTFHSSLDNLKNNYPKINVRKNVRFVDNGKVITTAGISAGIDGALHLVAKLHGLNAAKRIAYNMEYDNWQLGDGLILSSDNPYENRISTADLIAFEGLYEYKDGNQITLKINKKDGDLYTVIDELVYPLYHEEDDIFSNIGDDQIFFKRNDENKIVGYSLENDEKVYKKL